The Candidatus Hydrogenedentota bacterium genome has a window encoding:
- a CDS encoding GDP-mannose 4,6-dehydratase, translated as PANHIGPGQAKDFVVSSFASQVAAIAAGKHEPVMKVGNLESEREFADVRDVVRAYRLILEKGTPGRAYNVATDHFVKIRYILDKLCELAGVKPTLEIDQALFRPTDTQARIDTTRIRTDVGWIPNIPLDQTLKDILASVA; from the coding sequence CCCGCGAACCACATCGGCCCCGGCCAGGCCAAGGACTTTGTGGTGTCGTCGTTCGCGTCGCAGGTCGCAGCCATTGCCGCGGGCAAGCATGAGCCGGTGATGAAGGTCGGGAACCTGGAGAGCGAGCGGGAGTTTGCGGATGTCCGGGACGTCGTGCGCGCCTATCGCCTGATTCTGGAAAAGGGAACGCCCGGCCGGGCCTACAACGTCGCGACGGACCACTTTGTGAAGATCCGCTACATCCTCGACAAGCTCTGCGAACTCGCCGGCGTGAAGCCAACGTTGGAGATCGACCAGGCACTTTTTCGCCCGACCGACACGCAAGCCCGGATCGACACGACCCGCATCCGTACCGACGTCGGCTGGATTCCCAACATCCCGCTGGATCAGACGTTGAAGGACATCCTTGCGAGTGTTGCGTAG